AATAATTAAAAATCTTATTTTAAACTCGAATTAAATTAAATTAGCTCATATTGAAATTGAGATAATAATCTAAAATGATGTATAAAAGGCCTTCAAAATTTGGATAATAATCTATATCGTTGTTATTCTATGCATATTTATTCCTGATAAAACTCAGGTTCACACAAAGGGCACATGTCGTATATATTGCCATCGGTCCCCCTAAGTGGGCACTCCTCACTGCCATATTTCTGACATAGAAATCTTAGATTACTCAACATGATGATTTATAGTGCATAGGCTATAAAAGTCTTCTATAAATCATAATCTAAAAGAATTAGGGACTTTGTCCGATATTATTTATATAGCCCTGGGAAAATTATTTACAACAAGTATTCGATTACTTTAATTTTTCAAGCCTTTTATTTACTTCATTCCAGTTGACGATGTTCCAGAACGCATTTACAAATTTACCTCTTTCGTTCTTGTAATCGAGATAGTATGCATGCTCCCAGACATCAAGAACCATTAAGATTGTAAACATAGGATAAATGTTGATATTGTGTTTCTCTATCTGCATTATTATGGGTCTATCGGTTTTCCTGCACAAAGTCAGTGCTGCCCATCCAGATCCTTCTACGCTAGCAGCTGCTTGCGAGAACTCTTTTTTGAACCTATCAATACTCCCGAACTCTTTCTTTATGCTATCCCCTAATATACCACCTGGCTTTTCACCACCTTTGTCAGCTGGTGCTAGGTTATCCCAGAATAATGAGTGTAGGGTGTGGCCCCCTATGTTGAAAGACAGCGCTTTTAATGTTGATTTAATATCCACATCGATATCATCTTTTCGTACTTTGTCTAGTATCTCAAATATCGCATTTGCACCATTGACATATGCTTGATGATGCTTTTGATGGTGTATCTTTAACTGTTCTTCGGATATATGCGGCTCTAAATCTTTGTATTCGTAAGATAATTTTGGTAAGGTATAAAATTTGTTTATTTCCATATTACATAAATGACAATATGAACTCTTAAATTTTATCATTTAGTTGGTTATCTGTTTGCAGTCAACAATTCCATAACTTCTTTTTTAATATGGGCTCAAGAAGAACCAATTATGGCATCCCTGATTTTTTTTGCTATATACTTAATATCTTCTTTAGGAGGATTATCCACAATTGAATGAACCGATTTTCCTCTATCATTTTCAAACCTTGGGAAGATGTTTATATGCAAATGTGGAATCTCTTGACCAGCTGATTTACCATCATTTATCCCTATCGTGAATGCATCAGGCCCCAAAGCCTTCTTCAAAATTTTAACAACTTCTTTTGTCCCCTTAAAGACATCTGTTAACAAATCATCTTGTAGGTCGGTAAATGTCTGAACATGTAACTTAGGTATAACTAAGCTATGACCTGGTGCTCTTGGATTTATATCTAAGAAAGATACAATATTTTCCGTCTCATAAATTTTTTCTGCTGATATATCTCCTTTAGCTATCTTGCAAAAAATACAATCAACTTTCATTAACTCTTTTTAATTCGAAAAAAGTCTTAAACTTTACTCTATCTTCTTGCTCTACATGTTAAATTTAATTAAATTTACTTATATCTTTACTTATCCTTTAAGTGCTTTGATTATGGCTTTGCAGAAATTAGGTAAATCATCGGGTCTTCTCGAAGTTATTACATTACCGTCTACAACCACCGATCTATCCAAGTACTCTGCCCCGGCGTTTTCTATATCGTCTTTTATGGAGTAATATGATGTCATCTTCTTTCCTTTAACTATCCCAGCTGAGATTAAAACCCAAGGCCCATGACATATGGATGCTATAATCTTTCTTTGATCATTCATACTCCTCACAAAGCTTAATACTTCTTCATGCCTCCTAAGCCTATCCGGACATACAACCCCCCCAGGTATGATGAGACAGTCAAACTCTTTACTGTCTAATTTCTCAACTCTGACTTTTACTTTTGCCTCATACCCATGCTTGCTATTGAAGACTCCCTCGTTTTTACTCGCAACTACGAGCTCTGCACCCTCTTCAATCAACCTTATCTTAGGATACCAAAATTCGAGATCTTCGTAGCCGTCTTCTACAAACATCAACACCTTTTTTCCTTTCAGGCTCATATCCGATACGATTATCATGTTAATTTCTAAGTGATAATAAATTTAGTGGATAGAATCAGTGGTTTCTGGAAAAGATCCTAAGCTATAATCGATGAAAGTTTAAAGATTTGTTCAAACCAATTGAAAGTAAAATATGATAAAGCCGGAGCTAATAAAAGAGTTTCTTGATAAGAAGAATATAATTAGTATTGTAGGAGCGAGTAGAGACCCCAACAAGTATGGCCACCAAGTATATATCGATTTGAAAGAGGCTGGATACGAAGTCTACCCGGTTAACCCAAACGCTAAAGAGATTATGGGGGATAAATGCTATCCTGATCTTAGATCCTTGCCAGTTAAGCCTGATGTTGTCAATCTAGTAGTGCCACCTAAAATCACTGAGGACATCGTAAAGACCTGCAAGGAGTTAGGTATCACGAAGGTTTGGATGCAGCCTGGTTCAGAATCTGAGTGGGCAATTAATTTCTGCAAAGAGAACGCAATCGATTGTATGTATGGGATTTGTATAATGGTCCAGAGGAGAAAACTGATCTAAGTTGCAGATTTTAATAACCTAGAAAGATTTCCTGTTAATCTTTATAAATTGGTTAAAAAGGAGTTAAAATATATATGAAAATTGCAATATCTTCTTCAGGTAAGAATTTAGAAGCACAGGTTGCTCCACGATTTGGGAGATGTCCATATTTTATGATTTTTGATACTGATACCATGGGTTTTGAGACCATATCTAATGAGAGTGCAATGACTTTTGGTGGAGCAGGTATTCAGGCAGCTCAGATTGTTGCCAAAGCTGGTGTAAAAGTTGTTATTACTGGGAATGTAGGGCCAAATGCTTATCAAACCTTAAAAGCTGCAGGAATAAGAGTTTTTACAGAAGCGAGTGGGACCATAAAAGACGCAGTGGCACTGTATAAAAAGGACAAACTTCAAGAGATAAATGCACCCAACATGGAAAGCCACTTTGGAAAAGGTGGTAACATATGAAAATTTGTATACCTACCGAGGGTGAAAATGGATTAGATGACTTTGTTGGGGAGCATTTCGGAAGGGTTCCATACTATACCATTGTCGATCTTGACATTGATGATGTAAAGGTTATTCCAAATACGAGTCATCATATGGGTGGAAATGAATACCCTCCTGAACTTATGGAGCGAGAGGGGGTCAATGTGTTGGTGTGTCGAGGTCTTGGAAGACGGGCTATCGGTATGTTTGAAGAATTTGGTATAGATGTATATATCGGTGCTTCGGGTTTGGTTAGAGATGCAATTACGGATTTTAAATCGGGAAGACTTCGAAAAGCAGGTATCGGCGATTCATGTGGTAGA
The Candidatus Methylarchaceae archaeon HK02M2 DNA segment above includes these coding regions:
- a CDS encoding superoxide dismutase gives rise to the protein MEINKFYTLPKLSYEYKDLEPHISEEQLKIHHQKHHQAYVNGANAIFEILDKVRKDDIDVDIKSTLKALSFNIGGHTLHSLFWDNLAPADKGGEKPGGILGDSIKKEFGSIDRFKKEFSQAAASVEGSGWAALTLCRKTDRPIIMQIEKHNINIYPMFTILMVLDVWEHAYYLDYKNERGKFVNAFWNIVNWNEVNKRLEKLK
- a CDS encoding HIT family protein, with translation MKVDCIFCKIAKGDISAEKIYETENIVSFLDINPRAPGHSLVIPKLHVQTFTDLQDDLLTDVFKGTKEVVKILKKALGPDAFTIGINDGKSAGQEIPHLHINIFPRFENDRGKSVHSIVDNPPKEDIKYIAKKIRDAIIGSS
- a CDS encoding type 1 glutamine amidotransferase, producing the protein MIIVSDMSLKGKKVLMFVEDGYEDLEFWYPKIRLIEEGAELVVASKNEGVFNSKHGYEAKVKVRVEKLDSKEFDCLIIPGGVVCPDRLRRHEEVLSFVRSMNDQRKIIASICHGPWVLISAGIVKGKKMTSYYSIKDDIENAGAEYLDRSVVVDGNVITSRRPDDLPNFCKAIIKALKG
- a CDS encoding CoA-binding protein, with product MIKPELIKEFLDKKNIISIVGASRDPNKYGHQVYIDLKEAGYEVYPVNPNAKEIMGDKCYPDLRSLPVKPDVVNLVVPPKITEDIVKTCKELGITKVWMQPGSESEWAINFCKENAIDCMYGICIMVQRRKLI
- a CDS encoding NifB/NifX family molybdenum-iron cluster-binding protein; the encoded protein is MKIAISSSGKNLEAQVAPRFGRCPYFMIFDTDTMGFETISNESAMTFGGAGIQAAQIVAKAGVKVVITGNVGPNAYQTLKAAGIRVFTEASGTIKDAVALYKKDKLQEINAPNMESHFGKGGNI
- a CDS encoding NifB/NifX family molybdenum-iron cluster-binding protein, which encodes MKICIPTEGENGLDDFVGEHFGRVPYYTIVDLDIDDVKVIPNTSHHMGGNEYPPELMEREGVNVLVCRGLGRRAIGMFEEFGIDVYIGASGLVRDAITDFKSGRLRKAGIGDSCGRHVFRDQHDHHFH